From Thunnus maccoyii chromosome 21, fThuMac1.1, whole genome shotgun sequence, the proteins below share one genomic window:
- the LOC121888231 gene encoding C-C chemokine receptor type 1-like, whose translation MESTASDYNYSYDNNDEKPVELCSTDGENLLGAQLSTIYYFMFLFSLFGNGLVLVIIHRFEKLTTVTNILLLNLVVSSLMFMSSLPFVGVYKQLSYWIFGEVMCKIVGSVYYLGFYSSVLFLTLLTFDRHLSVVYSLHASQVRNQRYALLSCAVVWLVSGLACIPQMILHKTFIHLMTNKTLCQEHPGNLTFVDADKLRDSTFYLQLFLFLLFPLIVIVYCYIRIAITVISSKIVTKFKTVRLIFVIVLLFFICWTPFNIVELIHDDDDDDNPSCDEKKKRGYAREVTHDIAYIYFCISPIFYTFVGKKFQSYFRQLLVKRFPGLKKHISVSQVSRTNMSTKSTQKSIELS comes from the exons ATGGAATCAACAGCTTCTGATTATAACTATTCTTATGACAATAACGATGAGAAGCCGGTtgaactatgtagtactgaTGGTGAAAACTTACTGGGAGCTCAACTGTCCACCATTTACTACTTCATGTTTCTCTTCAGTCTCTTTGGCAACGGGCTGGTCCTGGTCATCATCCATCG GTTTGAGAAGCTGACCACTGTGACCAACATCTTGCTGCTCAACCTAGTGGTGTCCTCCCTGATGTTCATGAGCAGTCTTCCCTTCGTGGGAGTCTACAAGCAGCTCTCCTACTGGATCTTTGGCGAAGTAATGTGCAAGATTGTAGGCAGTGTCTACTACCTGGGCTTCTACAGTTCTGTCCTGTTTCTAACTCTCCTGACCTTCGACCGACACCTTTCAGTCGTTTACTCCTTGCATGCGTCGCAAGTGAGGAATCAACGCTATGCGCTGCTCTCCTGTGCTGTGGTGTGGCTGGTCAGTGGTCTGGCGTGCATCCCACAGATGATTCTCCACAAAACTTTTATTCATCTTATGACCAACAAAACACTCTGTCAGGAACATCCTGGTAACTTGACATTTGTTGATGCAGACAAGCTGAGAGATTCTACATTTTACCTtcaacttttccttttcttgctcTTTCCTCTGATTGTTATTGTGTACTGCTACATTAGGATTGCTATCACTGTCATATCATCCAAGATAGTTACCAAGTTCAAGACAGTCAGGCTGATATTTGTCATtgtcctgttgttttttatatgctGGACCCCATTTAACATTGTAGAACTgattcatgatgatgatgatgatgataacccGTCCTGtgatgaaaagaagaagaggggtTATGCACGTGAAGTCACTCATGACATTGCTTACATTTACTTCTGCATCAGTCCCATCTTCTATACATTTGTTGGTAAAAAGTTCCAGAGCTACTTCAGACAGCTGCTGGTGAAACGCTTCCCAGGGTTAAAGAAGCATATTTCTGTCAGTCAGGTCAGCAGAACCAATATGTCCACAAAAAGTACACAGAAAAGTAtagagttgagttga
- the LOC121888222 gene encoding C-C chemokine receptor type 3-like, giving the protein MESTASDYNYTYDDNNEKPVEPCSSDGENLLGAQLSTIYYFMFLFSLFGNGLVLVIIHRFEKLTTVTNILLLNLVVSSLMFMSSLPFVGVYKQLSYWIFGEVMCKIVGSVYYLGLYSSVLFLTLLTFDRHLAVVYSLRASQVRNQRYALLSCAVVWLVSGLACIPKMILHKTFSTLIDNKMFCQEHPGNTMSIDDKLRASGFYLQLFLFLLFPLIVIVYCYVRIAITVISSKIVTRFKTVRLIFVIVLLFFICWTPFNIVELIHDDDDDDNPSCDEKKKRGYAREVTHDIAYIYFCISPIFYTFVGKKFQSYFRQLLVKRFPGLKKHISVSQVSRTNMSTKSTQKSIELS; this is encoded by the exons ATGGAATCAACAGCTTCTGATTATAACTATACTTATGACGATAACAATGAGAAGCCGGTTGAACCATGTAGTAGTGATGGTGAAAACTTACTGGGAGCTCAACTGTCCACCATTTACTACTTCATGTTTCTCTTCAGTCTCTTTGGCAACGGGCTGGTCCTGGTCATCATCCATCG GTTTGAGAAGCTGACCACTGTGACCAACATCTTGCTGCTGAACCTAGTGGTGTCCTCCCTGATGTTCATGAGCAGTCTTCCCTTCGTGGGAGTCTACAAGCAGCTCTCCTACTGGATCTTTGGCGAAGTAATGTGCAAGATTGTAGGCAGTGTCTACTACCTGGGCCTCTAcagttctgttctgtttctaaCTCTCCTGACCTTCGACCGACACCTTGCTGTCGTTTACTCCTTGCGTGCGTCGCAAGTGAGGAATCAACGCTATGCGCTGCTCTCCTGTGCTGTGGTGTGGCTGGTCAGTGGTCTGGCGTGCATCCCAAAGATGATTCTCCACAAAACTTTTTCTACTCTCATCGACAATAAAATGTTCTGTCAGGAACATCCTGGTAACACAATGTCTATTGATGACAAGCTAAGAGCATCTGGATTTTACCTtcaacttttccttttcttgctcTTTCCTCTGATTGTTATTGTGTACTGCTATGTTAGGATTGCTATCACTGTCATATCATCCAAGATAGTTACCAGGTTCAAGACAGTCAGGCTGATATTTGTCATtgtcctgttgttttttatatgctGGACCCCATTTAACATTGTAGAACTgattcatgatgatgatgatgatgataacccGTCCTGtgatgaaaagaagaagaggggtTATGCACGTGAAGTCACTCATGACATTGCTTACATTTACTTCTGCATCAGTCCCATCTTCTATACATTTGTTGGTAAAAAGTTCCAGAGCTACTTCAGACAGCTGCTGGTGAAACGCTTCCCAGGGTTAAAGAAGCATATTTCTGTCAGTCAGGTCAGCAGAACCAATATGTCCACAAAAAGTACACAGAAAAGTAtagagttgagttga